Proteins found in one Holophagales bacterium genomic segment:
- a CDS encoding DUF2752 domain-containing protein: MVSRRRSRGDDGVTEPGEAAAGDPRRPAAVQLGFLWGAAAACAAALALAAPGLVSRAASALPPCLAKALTGVPCPGCGSGRATLALARLDLPAAFVWNPLFSLAALLFVAGGAVALALALSGRGVPAPRTASPFGPRWFSRSSRTGPGWSSTGDEALPRPVSGREAGPRPPPPRRRRPEEVRARSVRPVARRAPRPPRPRGARRVVPGRPAPPRPRGRRSRATRRPSTSGSEASARGSGATSRRPPSRRGTRRPWRSGTPPRRALPRPSGEGPAAGRPTRAGRGGPRRTPRRARRPCSRHSALRGRARRPART, from the coding sequence GTGGTCTCGCGGCGGCGTTCGCGGGGCGATGACGGCGTGACCGAGCCCGGCGAGGCGGCGGCCGGCGACCCGCGGCGGCCGGCCGCCGTCCAGCTCGGGTTCCTCTGGGGGGCGGCCGCGGCGTGCGCGGCCGCCCTCGCCCTCGCGGCGCCGGGCCTGGTCTCGCGCGCGGCGTCGGCGCTCCCGCCTTGCCTGGCAAAGGCCCTCACGGGCGTCCCCTGCCCGGGGTGCGGAAGCGGACGGGCGACCCTCGCCCTCGCCCGGCTCGACCTGCCCGCCGCGTTCGTCTGGAACCCGCTCTTCTCCCTGGCGGCGCTGCTGTTCGTGGCCGGCGGTGCCGTGGCGCTCGCGCTGGCTCTCTCCGGGCGCGGCGTGCCCGCGCCACGGACGGCCTCGCCCTTCGGGCCGCGCTGGTTCTCGCGGTCGTCGCGAACTGGGCCTGGCTGGTCTTCGACGGGCGATGAAGCCCTCCCGCGACCCGTCAGTGGACGAGAGGCGGGTCCTCGCCCCCCCCCCCCCCGTCGTCGCCGTCCCGAAGAGGTCCGGGCTCGATCGGTTCGTCCCGTAGCGCGGAGAGCTCCTCGGCCTCCCAGGCCGCGAGGCGCGCGGCGCGTCGTCCCCGGGCGACCCGCACCGCCCAGGCCGCGAGGAAGACGATCCCGAGCCACACGGCGGCCGTCGACGTCAGGATCGGAAGCCAGCGCTCGAGGCTCCGGCGCGACGTCCAGAAGACCGCCGTCTCGTCGCGGAACGCGACGCCCGTGGCGCTCCGGAACGCCTCCTCGAAGGGCTCTCCCCCGGCCATCCGGCGAAGGACCCGCTGCGGGAAGGCCGACCCGTGCCGGGCGAGGAGGTCCCCGAAGAACGCCGAGGAGAGCGCGTAGGCCCTGTTCGCGTCACTCCGCCCTCCGTGGAAGAGCCCGTCGACCTGCGCGAACCTGA
- a CDS encoding class I SAM-dependent methyltransferase has product MPRRTPDELKTYDASYYDRWYHDPRTRVTARTLVRRKAALAVAATEQLLEHPVRNVLDVGCGEAPWRGALLHLRPRLRYTGVDPSAWAARRWGESRGVLRGGLSDLESLPLRGPFDLVVCSDVLHYVPDAGVRRGVATMTGLARGLLWLEAFTSEDDFEGDVEGFRPRPASWYRSTFRRAGLVPLGLWLHASPAVAHRVAALERSG; this is encoded by the coding sequence ATGCCCCGCCGCACGCCGGACGAGCTGAAGACCTACGACGCCTCCTACTACGACCGCTGGTACCACGACCCGCGGACCCGCGTCACCGCCCGGACGCTCGTCCGCCGGAAGGCAGCCCTCGCCGTGGCGGCGACGGAGCAGCTCCTCGAGCACCCCGTCCGCAACGTCCTGGACGTCGGCTGCGGCGAGGCGCCCTGGCGCGGCGCGCTCCTTCACCTGAGGCCCCGCCTGCGCTACACCGGCGTCGACCCGAGCGCGTGGGCCGCCCGGCGGTGGGGGGAGAGCCGTGGCGTCCTCCGCGGCGGCCTCTCCGACCTCGAGAGCCTCCCGCTGCGCGGGCCATTCGACCTCGTCGTCTGCTCCGACGTCCTGCACTACGTTCCCGACGCCGGTGTGCGCCGGGGCGTCGCCACGATGACCGGCCTCGCCCGGGGCCTGCTCTGGCTGGAGGCGTTCACGTCGGAGGACGACTTCGAGGGGGACGTGGAGGGCTTCCGGCCCCGCCCGGCAAGCTGGTACCGCTCGACCTTCAGGCGCGCCGGACTCGTTCCGCTCGGGCTCTGGCTCCACGCCTCCCCCGCCGTGGCGCACCGCGTCGCGGCGCTGGAGAGGAGCGGCTGA
- the pdxA gene encoding 4-hydroxythreonine-4-phosphate dehydrogenase PdxA → MPHSRPVVAITLGDPASVGPEIVVRALSTGALHDVCIPVVVGDRRFVDRALGTTGVSLEVVPIGRPAEAAGIFGTAEVVDVPAYGFDGIEWGRIQAAAGRAAFESIRVAIDLALAREVDAVATAPVNKEAFRAAGVSQIGHTEIFGERTATPDPLTLFEVKGLRIFFLTRHLSLAEAIRRITAERTLDVLRRAAAALRTLGVASPRLAVAALNPHGGEHGLFGDEEERELVPAVAAARAEGIDAHGPLPADSVFWHAAQGRFDAVLSLYHDQGHIAAKMYDFERTVSITCGLPFLRTSVDHGTAFDIAGTGRASAVSMVEAVRAAARDAFAVRPRRV, encoded by the coding sequence ATGCCTCACTCCCGCCCCGTCGTCGCCATCACCCTCGGAGACCCGGCGTCGGTCGGGCCGGAAATCGTCGTCCGGGCCCTCTCCACCGGCGCGCTTCACGACGTCTGCATTCCCGTCGTCGTCGGCGACCGGCGCTTCGTCGATCGGGCGCTCGGGACGACCGGCGTCTCGCTCGAGGTCGTGCCGATCGGCAGGCCCGCAGAGGCGGCGGGGATATTCGGGACAGCCGAGGTCGTCGACGTGCCGGCATACGGGTTCGACGGCATCGAGTGGGGGCGCATCCAGGCGGCGGCTGGCCGTGCGGCGTTCGAGTCGATCCGCGTCGCCATCGACCTCGCCCTCGCGCGCGAGGTCGACGCCGTCGCGACCGCGCCGGTCAACAAGGAAGCCTTCCGTGCCGCGGGGGTCTCCCAGATCGGCCACACCGAGATCTTCGGCGAGCGGACCGCGACGCCCGACCCGCTCACCCTGTTCGAGGTCAAGGGGCTCCGGATCTTCTTCCTCACGCGCCATCTCTCGCTCGCCGAGGCGATCCGGCGCATCACGGCCGAGCGGACGCTCGACGTCCTCCGGCGCGCCGCCGCGGCCCTTCGGACGCTGGGCGTCGCGTCTCCCCGGCTTGCCGTCGCCGCGCTGAACCCTCACGGCGGCGAGCACGGCCTCTTCGGCGACGAGGAAGAGCGCGAGCTGGTGCCGGCGGTGGCGGCGGCGCGCGCGGAGGGAATCGACGCGCACGGGCCGCTTCCGGCCGACTCGGTCTTCTGGCACGCGGCCCAGGGGCGCTTCGACGCCGTCCTCTCGCTCTACCACGACCAGGGGCACATCGCCGCGAAGATGTACGACTTCGAGCGGACGGTCTCGATCACCTGCGGGCTGCCGTTCCTCCGGACGTCGGTCGACCACGGCACGGCCTTCGACATCGCCGGGACCGGCCGCGCGAGCGCGGTGAGCATGGTCGAGGCCGTGCGGGCGGCCGCACGCGACGCCTTCGCGGTTCGGCCGCGCCGGGTCTGA
- a CDS encoding hydroxyacid dehydrogenase, with the protein MKILIADAFDDSLPGRLSPFGEVTQEAAKIAEAEVLLVRSKTKVTKEYLDAAPNLQLIIRGGVGLDNIDVEAARSKGIEVRNTPRASSIAVAELTMALMMTVPNRIIEGHNGIKEGKFLKKELKRTELYGKTLGLLGAGLIGTEVARRALAFGMRVVAHDHYISNHALAEMVEDDHELFALSDYISIHLPLTPETKGMIDKNAIAKMKDGVILVNTARGKVVVEEDLAEALKSGKVRAYATDVFYSDPPDPSCPLLTAPNVVMTPHIGGSSKENLLRIGDNVIDILKKWKR; encoded by the coding sequence ATGAAGATCCTGATCGCCGACGCCTTCGATGACTCCCTCCCCGGCCGCCTTTCGCCGTTCGGAGAGGTCACGCAGGAGGCGGCGAAGATCGCCGAAGCGGAGGTCCTTCTCGTCCGGTCGAAGACGAAGGTCACGAAGGAGTACCTCGATGCCGCTCCGAACCTGCAGCTCATCATCCGGGGCGGCGTGGGCCTCGACAACATCGACGTCGAGGCCGCCCGCTCGAAGGGCATCGAGGTCCGGAACACCCCGCGCGCCTCGTCCATCGCCGTCGCCGAGCTGACGATGGCCCTGATGATGACCGTCCCCAACCGGATCATCGAGGGGCACAACGGCATCAAGGAAGGGAAGTTCCTGAAGAAGGAGCTGAAGCGGACCGAGCTCTACGGCAAGACGCTCGGCCTCCTCGGCGCGGGCCTCATCGGCACCGAGGTCGCCCGCCGCGCCCTGGCGTTCGGGATGCGCGTCGTCGCGCACGACCACTACATCTCCAACCACGCCCTCGCCGAGATGGTGGAGGACGACCACGAGCTCTTCGCGCTCTCCGACTACATCTCGATCCACCTGCCGCTCACCCCGGAGACGAAGGGGATGATCGACAAGAACGCGATCGCGAAGATGAAGGACGGCGTCATCCTCGTGAACACCGCCCGCGGCAAGGTCGTCGTCGAGGAGGACCTCGCCGAGGCGCTGAAGAGCGGGAAGGTCCGCGCCTACGCGACCGACGTCTTCTACAGCGACCCGCCCGACCCGTCGTGCCCGCTCCTCACGGCCCCGAACGTCGTCATGACCCCGCACATCGGCGGCTCCTCGAAGGAGAACCTCCTGCGGATCGGGGACAACGTCATCGACATCCTGAAGAAGTGGAAGCGCTGA
- the mgtE gene encoding magnesium transporter encodes MRIGELLGPDVLEIVRDDPAALREGLLEFHPADVADLLAAIPREDRIPVLEQLHEDQLGGVLSYLGGGVLRMALTRLPPSKIAQALDSLEPDDSARLLSFLPEERRLPVLNRMSAKDAAAARGLLAWEPGTAGRLMTDRFVKVGPDWTVAETMAHLRKIDPEVATVADLYAVSEKGRLVGVMSLRKLLPAEPERRVWELMTHDVISVSPTTPQEEVARLVSKYGFNAMPVVSEDGKALGVVTVDDVVDVLVARETEAALAMGAVAAPSDPDEKHEFDYFGAPLTRVVRSRLGWLLLLFIGGTLTGTVLQHFEGELSKVVALSFFIPLIIGTGGNAGSQTVSTIIRAMALKQVHVKDVLRVAVREMSSGLILGGILCAVAIARVSLWGVGPSLALTVGLTVLAVCIWANAMGALVPLLAERFHFDPTVASAPLIATLVDATGLAIYMAIAKAVLREI; translated from the coding sequence GTGAGAATCGGAGAGCTCCTCGGTCCCGACGTCCTCGAGATCGTCCGCGACGACCCGGCGGCTCTGCGCGAGGGACTGCTCGAGTTCCACCCGGCCGACGTGGCCGACCTGCTCGCGGCGATTCCCAGGGAAGACCGGATCCCCGTGCTGGAGCAGCTCCACGAGGACCAGCTCGGCGGGGTCCTCTCCTACCTCGGGGGCGGCGTCCTCCGGATGGCGCTCACGCGCCTCCCGCCGTCCAAGATCGCCCAGGCCCTCGACTCGCTCGAGCCCGACGACTCCGCCCGCCTCCTCTCCTTCCTCCCGGAGGAGCGACGCCTTCCGGTGCTGAACCGGATGTCGGCGAAGGACGCCGCGGCCGCGCGCGGCCTGCTCGCCTGGGAACCCGGCACCGCGGGCCGCCTCATGACCGACCGGTTCGTGAAGGTCGGCCCCGACTGGACGGTCGCCGAGACGATGGCGCACCTGCGCAAGATCGACCCCGAGGTCGCCACCGTCGCCGACCTCTACGCCGTGAGCGAGAAGGGGCGTCTCGTCGGCGTCATGTCGCTCCGCAAGCTCCTCCCCGCCGAGCCCGAGAGGAGGGTCTGGGAGCTGATGACGCACGACGTCATCTCGGTCTCGCCCACGACCCCGCAGGAAGAGGTGGCCCGCCTCGTCTCCAAGTACGGCTTCAACGCGATGCCGGTCGTCAGCGAGGACGGGAAGGCGCTCGGGGTCGTCACCGTCGACGACGTCGTCGACGTCCTCGTCGCCCGCGAGACCGAGGCCGCGCTCGCGATGGGCGCGGTCGCCGCGCCGAGCGACCCGGACGAGAAGCACGAGTTCGACTACTTCGGCGCCCCGCTCACCCGCGTCGTGAGGAGCCGGCTCGGCTGGCTCCTCCTTCTGTTCATCGGGGGCACGCTGACCGGCACCGTCCTGCAGCACTTCGAGGGGGAGCTGTCGAAGGTCGTCGCCCTCTCGTTCTTCATACCGCTCATCATCGGCACCGGGGGCAACGCCGGGAGCCAGACCGTCTCCACCATCATCCGCGCGATGGCGCTCAAGCAGGTCCACGTGAAGGACGTTCTCCGCGTCGCCGTCCGGGAGATGAGCTCGGGCCTGATCCTCGGCGGCATCCTCTGCGCCGTCGCCATCGCGCGGGTCTCGCTCTGGGGGGTCGGTCCGAGCCTGGCGCTCACGGTGGGGCTGACCGTCCTGGCCGTCTGCATCTGGGCGAACGCGATGGGGGCCCTCGTGCCGCTCCTGGCCGAGAGGTTCCACTTCGACCCGACGGTCGCTTCGGCCCCTCTCATCGCGACCCTCGTCGACGCGACGGGCCTCGCGATCTACATGGCCATCGCCAAGGCGGTCCTGAGGGAGATCTGA
- a CDS encoding response regulator → MAHAGRVLVVDDDPVNRAILVGSLEAQGYASGVACNGREALRALRTGEYDVVLLDLVMPVLDGFEVLRTMKEDGRLRSLPVIVVSALEEMENVVRCIEMGATDYLPKPFDPVLLRARLKSSLAAKRLYDVVEAHVVEIEALAEQLKVRNRFIQETFGRYLSDAVVAEILESPDGLRLGGEKRKVTMLMSDLRGFSAMAERLAPEQVVRVINNYLGTMAEVILAHDGTIDEFIGDSVLGFFGAPVTRADDARRAVACALAMQKGMDRVNGRNRDEGLPAVEMGIAVHTGDVVVGNIGSEKRAKYGAVGGHVNLTARIESYTCGGQVLISEKTLAEAGEGVVTGGSLSVRAKGFPEPVRVHDLLGLEEAPCLHLERRAEAFWPVDPPLGAVFTVLEGKRIGRDEEPAEIVGLSRSGAELRSEATVEALSDLKLRIVGNSGLLAGDLYAKVVPVSDGLPGLTRLRFTSVPVELEPLLSRLGSGLDFLL, encoded by the coding sequence ATGGCCCACGCGGGGAGGGTCCTCGTCGTCGACGACGACCCCGTGAACCGGGCCATCCTCGTCGGCAGCCTCGAGGCGCAGGGCTACGCGTCGGGCGTGGCGTGCAACGGGCGCGAGGCGCTGCGGGCGCTGAGGACCGGGGAGTACGACGTCGTCCTCCTCGACCTCGTCATGCCGGTCCTCGACGGATTCGAGGTCCTCCGCACGATGAAGGAGGACGGCCGCCTCCGCTCCCTGCCGGTGATCGTCGTGTCCGCCCTCGAGGAGATGGAGAACGTCGTCCGCTGCATCGAGATGGGGGCGACCGACTACCTGCCGAAGCCCTTCGACCCGGTGCTCCTCAGGGCGCGGCTGAAGTCCTCGCTCGCGGCCAAGCGGCTCTACGACGTCGTCGAGGCGCACGTCGTGGAGATCGAGGCGCTGGCCGAGCAGCTCAAGGTGAGGAATCGTTTCATCCAGGAGACGTTCGGCCGCTACCTCTCCGACGCCGTCGTAGCCGAGATCCTCGAGTCGCCCGACGGGCTGAGGCTCGGAGGCGAGAAGCGCAAGGTGACCATGCTCATGTCCGACCTGAGGGGCTTCTCGGCGATGGCCGAGCGGCTCGCGCCGGAGCAGGTCGTACGGGTCATCAACAACTACCTCGGAACGATGGCCGAGGTCATCCTCGCCCACGACGGGACGATCGACGAGTTCATCGGAGACTCGGTTCTCGGCTTCTTCGGGGCGCCCGTGACCCGGGCGGACGACGCGCGGCGGGCCGTCGCCTGCGCCCTCGCGATGCAGAAGGGAATGGACCGCGTCAACGGCCGGAACCGCGACGAGGGGCTTCCCGCGGTCGAGATGGGGATCGCCGTCCATACGGGCGACGTCGTCGTCGGGAACATCGGGTCGGAGAAGAGGGCCAAGTACGGGGCGGTGGGGGGGCACGTGAACCTGACGGCGCGCATCGAGAGCTACACCTGCGGCGGCCAGGTCCTCATCTCGGAGAAGACGCTCGCGGAGGCGGGAGAAGGGGTCGTGACGGGGGGCTCGCTCTCCGTCAGGGCGAAGGGCTTCCCCGAGCCGGTCCGCGTCCACGACCTGCTCGGCCTCGAGGAGGCGCCGTGCCTCCACCTCGAGCGGCGGGCCGAGGCGTTCTGGCCGGTCGATCCGCCGCTCGGGGCGGTGTTCACCGTCCTCGAGGGCAAGCGCATCGGGCGTGACGAGGAACCGGCCGAGATCGTCGGCCTCTCGCGCTCCGGGGCGGAGCTGAGGTCAGAGGCCACCGTCGAGGCCCTCTCCGACCTCAAGCTGCGCATCGTCGGCAACAGCGGTCTCCTCGCGGGCGATCTCTATGCCAAGGTGGTCCCCGTTTCCGACGGACTCCCCGGATTGACCCGCCTGCGCTTCACCTCCGTCCCCGTCGAGCTCGAGCCCCTCCTGAGCCGATTGGGGTCAGGTCTTGATTTTCTATTGTAG
- a CDS encoding YIP1 family protein — MSSDIPGIPPPPTPPLPPPPPPPYGAVPQEGLPWERRAELGFVNAFLETIKLFITNPADAWQRTKEKGDYAEPLIFAILVSWIGIAVSSVWSGLFGQAWTAFLPPEMKEKLGGAMATNAGALLIQVGLAPILVLIGLFVGAAIYHVSFLIVGATKDSTSGFEGTFRAVSYASVSNLANVIPFVGGLVAVVWNLILMVMGAVRMHRTTQGKAIAGVLIPFAVCCVCIVVVVAVVIGGLAAAFAGR; from the coding sequence ATGTCGAGCGACATCCCGGGCATTCCTCCACCGCCGACGCCGCCCCTGCCGCCTCCGCCCCCGCCGCCGTACGGCGCCGTCCCGCAGGAGGGGCTCCCGTGGGAGCGGCGCGCCGAGCTGGGCTTCGTCAACGCGTTCCTCGAGACGATCAAGCTCTTCATCACGAACCCCGCGGACGCGTGGCAGCGGACGAAGGAGAAGGGCGACTACGCGGAGCCGCTCATCTTCGCGATCCTCGTCTCGTGGATCGGCATCGCCGTCTCCAGCGTCTGGAGCGGCCTCTTCGGGCAGGCGTGGACGGCGTTCCTCCCTCCGGAGATGAAGGAGAAGCTCGGCGGAGCGATGGCGACGAACGCCGGCGCGCTCCTGATCCAGGTCGGGCTCGCGCCGATCCTCGTCCTCATCGGGCTCTTCGTCGGCGCGGCGATCTACCACGTCAGCTTCCTGATCGTCGGCGCGACGAAGGACTCGACCTCCGGCTTCGAGGGAACGTTCCGCGCCGTCTCCTACGCCTCGGTCTCGAACCTGGCGAACGTCATCCCGTTCGTCGGCGGCCTCGTCGCCGTCGTCTGGAACCTGATCCTGATGGTGATGGGGGCCGTCCGGATGCACCGGACGACGCAGGGGAAGGCGATCGCGGGGGTCCTGATCCCGTTCGCCGTCTGCTGCGTCTGTATCGTCGTCGTCGTGGCGGTCGTCATCGGTGGTCTCGCGGCGGCGTTCGCGGGGCGATGA
- a CDS encoding DUF4412 domain-containing protein, which translates to MKTILRFSLAVLLVLPLSAAAQWEGVLDMKISGKDMNGSSKALIGKAGARMQIEMTNAQLQQAQGGGMKMVVLTRTAEPDISYMINDAQRSYARIDVKEMQKSLPRSEQDKKWTVKRLGPDSVAGFACQKALVAQEGETSENEVCISKEILGPASMFNSARRGAGGQGLEIALKANGLEGMPIRMIMREKGKAEASMKWELVKAEKRSLPASTFEVPAGYKETSMMGTMMSPEQQKQMEDAMKNLTPEQRKMMEEMMKKGGKK; encoded by the coding sequence GTGAAGACGATCCTCCGGTTTTCCCTCGCCGTTCTTCTCGTCCTCCCGCTCTCGGCCGCCGCGCAGTGGGAAGGCGTCCTCGACATGAAGATCAGCGGCAAGGACATGAACGGCTCGTCGAAGGCGCTCATCGGCAAGGCGGGTGCGCGGATGCAGATCGAGATGACGAACGCCCAGCTCCAGCAGGCTCAGGGCGGCGGCATGAAGATGGTCGTGCTGACCCGAACGGCCGAGCCCGACATCTCCTACATGATCAACGACGCGCAGAGGAGCTACGCGCGGATCGACGTGAAGGAGATGCAGAAGAGCCTTCCCAGGTCGGAGCAGGACAAGAAGTGGACGGTGAAGCGCCTCGGCCCCGACAGCGTCGCCGGCTTCGCGTGCCAGAAGGCGCTCGTGGCCCAGGAAGGCGAGACGTCGGAGAACGAGGTCTGCATCTCGAAGGAGATCCTCGGACCCGCCTCGATGTTCAACTCGGCCCGGCGCGGAGCGGGGGGGCAGGGTCTGGAGATCGCGCTGAAGGCCAACGGTCTCGAGGGAATGCCGATCCGCATGATCATGCGCGAGAAGGGGAAGGCCGAGGCGTCGATGAAGTGGGAGCTCGTGAAGGCCGAGAAGCGCTCCCTGCCGGCCTCGACGTTCGAGGTTCCGGCGGGCTACAAGGAGACGAGCATGATGGGCACGATGATGTCTCCCGAGCAGCAGAAGCAGATGGAAGACGCCATGAAGAACCTCACGCCCGAGCAGCGGAAGATGATGGAAGAGATGATGAAGAAGGGCGGCAAGAAGTAG
- a CDS encoding NAD(P)H-binding protein, whose product MENQDLTPFLVAGASGLVGSALVRRLLADGTGPGVVAVVRRPLGGAGGRLTEVVADFGRLEAVAVPSVRTALCALGTTIARAGSESAFRAVDVDAVAAFARLARRAGATRFLLVSALGADPRSRVFYNRTKGEAEEAVKSVGFDGVALFRPSLLVGERADSRPAERAAIVASGLVSWAMAGPLARWKPVPAEVVAAAMVAVAGGRLTGVRIVENDEIHRLGA is encoded by the coding sequence ATGGAAAATCAAGACCTGACCCCATTCCTCGTCGCGGGGGCGAGCGGGCTCGTGGGGAGCGCGCTCGTGAGGCGACTGCTCGCGGACGGAACGGGTCCGGGCGTGGTGGCCGTGGTGCGGCGGCCGCTCGGAGGCGCGGGGGGGCGCCTGACGGAGGTCGTGGCGGACTTCGGGCGCCTCGAGGCCGTCGCGGTGCCGTCCGTGCGGACGGCGCTCTGCGCCCTCGGGACGACGATCGCGAGAGCGGGCTCCGAGAGCGCGTTCCGCGCGGTCGACGTCGACGCCGTGGCCGCCTTCGCGCGGCTGGCGCGCCGCGCCGGAGCGACCCGCTTCCTCCTCGTGAGCGCCCTCGGGGCCGACCCGCGGTCGAGAGTCTTCTACAACCGGACGAAGGGCGAGGCGGAAGAGGCGGTGAAGTCGGTCGGCTTCGACGGGGTCGCCCTCTTCCGTCCGTCGCTGCTCGTGGGGGAGCGTGCGGACAGCCGGCCCGCCGAGCGGGCGGCGATCGTGGCCTCGGGCCTCGTCTCGTGGGCGATGGCCGGGCCGCTCGCGCGCTGGAAGCCGGTTCCGGCGGAGGTGGTCGCCGCCGCGATGGTCGCGGTGGCGGGCGGCAGGCTCACCGGCGTGCGGATCGTGGAGAACGACGAGATACACCGGCTCGGGGCGTGA
- the proB gene encoding glutamate 5-kinase translates to MNPEIEFPAARLAAARARVSAARRVVVKVGTNVVMGDDGALALGRLYGLIEAVAGERRKGREMVVVSSGAVGLGAQRLGLSGKPKTLALKQACAAIGQGRLMSIWSDAFEKVGVTAAQVLLTEDDFSSRGRYLALRATLEELISLGVVPVLNENDTVGTAELEAPAGHVFGDNDKLSALVASKVGADLLVILSDVDGLHTANPARNRLARRIPVVAEVSPRVRALAEGAGARGRGGMATKLEAAAIATASGALAVVASGRRPGVLEEILAGGDAGTLFLPKSTLTGKRRWIAWAALPAGAIHVNDGARAALVTGKASLLPAGVTALEGEFEKGTS, encoded by the coding sequence ATGAATCCTGAGATCGAGTTTCCCGCGGCCCGGCTCGCCGCGGCCCGCGCCCGCGTCTCGGCCGCCCGAAGGGTCGTCGTGAAGGTGGGGACGAACGTCGTGATGGGCGACGACGGCGCCCTCGCCCTCGGGCGCCTCTACGGCCTGATCGAGGCTGTTGCCGGAGAGCGCCGGAAGGGCCGGGAGATGGTCGTCGTCTCCTCCGGCGCGGTCGGCCTCGGGGCCCAGCGGCTGGGGCTTTCGGGAAAGCCGAAGACGCTCGCTCTCAAGCAGGCCTGCGCGGCGATCGGGCAGGGGCGGCTCATGTCGATCTGGTCCGACGCGTTCGAGAAGGTCGGCGTCACCGCGGCGCAGGTCCTCCTGACCGAGGACGACTTCTCGAGCCGCGGCCGCTATCTCGCCCTGAGGGCGACTCTCGAGGAGCTCATCTCCCTGGGCGTCGTCCCGGTCCTGAACGAGAACGACACCGTGGGGACGGCGGAGCTGGAGGCGCCGGCCGGGCACGTCTTCGGCGACAACGACAAGCTCTCGGCCCTCGTGGCGAGCAAGGTCGGGGCGGACCTCCTCGTCATCCTCTCCGACGTCGACGGCCTCCACACCGCCAACCCCGCCCGGAATCGCCTGGCGCGGCGCATCCCCGTCGTCGCGGAGGTGAGCCCCCGGGTCCGCGCGCTCGCCGAAGGGGCCGGCGCCCGGGGACGGGGCGGGATGGCCACCAAGCTCGAAGCGGCTGCCATCGCCACCGCCTCCGGCGCCCTCGCGGTCGTCGCGAGCGGCCGCAGGCCCGGCGTGCTCGAGGAGATCCTCGCCGGAGGGGATGCCGGGACGCTCTTCCTTCCGAAGAGCACCCTGACCGGCAAGAGGCGCTGGATCGCCTGGGCGGCCCTCCCGGCCGGAGCGATCCACGTCAACGACGGCGCCCGCGCGGCGCTGGTCACCGGCAAGGCGTCGCTCCTCCCCGCCGGCGTCACAGCGCTGGAAGGGGAATTCGAGAAGGGGACGTCGTGA
- a CDS encoding transposase — translation MARPLRLEHPGAIWHVTARGNERGDVFRDDVDREEFLSVLGRTVSLYGWRLHAYVLMGNHYHLLVETPEPTLSRGMRDLNGVTTQRFNRRHGRAGHLFEGRFKAILVERDAHLLEVARYVVLNPVKVGFARTAASWPWSSYKATAGLVEGPEWLDTAWTLEQFGRRPAEARRRYVAFVAEGKGSGYDPWSQLRGQVFLGSEEFSREAGRKANRKSAAKEVPRAQREPVTRAPEEVAAVFAASRKIALEQMAAAPRKHLVDRALLAWALRSRSRAPLAAIAGLLGVGVAQASVLVRRGETLAGQDAKLAAFVEKL, via the coding sequence ATGGCACGTCCCCTCCGACTCGAGCACCCCGGCGCCATCTGGCACGTCACCGCGCGCGGGAACGAACGCGGCGACGTATTCCGCGACGACGTCGACCGGGAGGAGTTCCTCTCCGTCCTCGGACGAACGGTCTCCCTCTACGGCTGGCGCCTCCACGCCTACGTCCTGATGGGGAACCACTACCACCTCCTCGTCGAGACGCCCGAGCCGACCCTCTCGCGAGGGATGCGCGACCTGAACGGCGTCACGACGCAGCGCTTCAACCGCCGGCACGGCCGGGCGGGGCACCTCTTCGAGGGCCGGTTCAAGGCGATCCTCGTCGAAAGAGACGCGCACCTGCTGGAAGTCGCCCGCTACGTCGTGCTGAACCCGGTGAAAGTCGGCTTCGCCCGAACGGCGGCGTCCTGGCCCTGGTCGAGCTACAAGGCCACGGCCGGCCTCGTCGAGGGTCCCGAGTGGCTCGACACCGCGTGGACGCTCGAGCAGTTCGGCCGGAGACCCGCCGAGGCGCGCCGGCGCTACGTCGCCTTCGTGGCGGAAGGGAAGGGCTCCGGCTACGACCCGTGGAGCCAGCTGCGCGGGCAGGTCTTCCTCGGGTCCGAGGAGTTCTCCCGCGAGGCGGGACGGAAGGCGAACCGGAAGTCCGCGGCCAAGGAAGTGCCGCGGGCCCAGCGCGAGCCGGTGACGAGGGCGCCGGAGGAGGTCGCGGCGGTTTTCGCGGCCTCGAGGAAGATCGCCCTCGAGCAGATGGCCGCTGCCCCGCGCAAGCACCTCGTCGATCGCGCTCTTCTCGCCTGGGCGCTGCGTTCCCGGTCGCGCGCGCCCCTCGCCGCGATCGCCGGGCTCCTCGGCGTCGGCGTCGCGCAGGCCTCCGTCCTCGTCCGGCGGGGCGAGACGCTCGCCGGCCAGGACGCGAAGCTGGCGGCGTTCGTAGAGAAGCTCTGA